TAACAAAGGACCCGAACACCCCTGCTTCGTCGCATCCACTGTTGTAGCGTGGATCCCGCTCTTCACCCAAAAAGACCACTTCGAGATTTCGGCTGGCTGACTTCAGTGAGGCGAAGCTGGAGCTTCGCGGGCAGGCCGTTCCCAAGCCGGAACTTGGGAACGAGGGGAAGACCGCCGGAATTCGGCGGCCCAGGTGGCATTTTTTTGGTCGGGACGACTGGATTCGAACCAGCGACCTCTGCGTCCCGAACGCAGCGCTCTACCAGGCTGAGCCACGTCCCGACCATTGCCGGCCCTTCTAGCAAAAAACCTTCGCTCTGTCCAGTCTTTTGCCGTGCTCGCTGAGGCGCTCCCGGGCCGAGTCAGCGCCCGTGACGCCCGCAGGCGGCGGAGAACACCGCCTGACCGCACGATGGCGGCGTCCACCGCCTTCAGGGAATCCCTAAGCCCCTGGGGTGCTGCGGCTTGGACCGGGCACTTGCGTCCAGTTTCCCCTTGCCCCCGGTGCGGCGTTTTTGTAGACGATGAACCGTTTTACTTTTCAACCTCTCCCATGGAGACGGCACAAATGGAGAGACGGAATCGATTGTTGGGAAGCGTTGCCTTAGCGAACGGCTTGGTCGCCCATTTCTACGACCGATCGCGAAAGGTCGCCGGTGATAGGTGGCAGGTGGAACTCGCCATCGAAATCCCTATCGACGCCCATGGGTATGAACCACCCAGCGAGGAGTCTTCCAAAGAATATCGCGCCTTTCTGGAAGAAAGCGGAGGGCGCCTCGTCTTTCGGCAATCCAAGGTGAGAAATTTCGTCGCCGAAGACCAGGTGGAGCCTCTTCTGGAAACCTTGAAAAGGGAATTCCTCGATTCCAACCGGGCGTACTTGAATCACCCGCGGTTCGCGGCGCTTTTTCTGAAGCAGGAATTCACAAAGTGGAAGGAACGGAAGGACCTGGAAGCCAGGCGTGCGGCACTGCACCGCGGCGCCGAGCCATGAAGGACGAAGGGGACTTCATGACCGGCAGATGAAGGAAAGAGGCTGTCTAAAAATACCCTTCACCCTTCTGGGGATTGAGGGTCCGTTTTCTCGCGTACGGGCAGTTCGCGAACTGCGCTTAAGGAGCGGCTCATGCTCTGTAGGAGCCGGCTTGCCGGCGATCCGCATCGCGGCCAAGGCCGCTCCTACAGGACCAAAGCTACGACAAGATTATTGGGCAGTTAGGGCGATCCGCATCGCGGCCAAGGCCGCTCCTACAGGAATAAGGAACCTCAGCGCCTAAGAATAGCATATGAGCTTGTTTTGGACAGGCTCAAATCCCTTCATGCCCGTCAGACTCCGGTCAGGGCCGCACAACAACCCGGGTCCCGATGTGAGCAACCTGGTAAAGCTCTTCCATGTCGCTGTCATACAAGGCGACACAACCGTCGGTCCAGTCCACGTGGGCTCCGCCGCCGTGGATAAAGATTTCCCCTCCAAGGGCCGTGTCCCAAGGGGGCCGCGAGGACCTTTCGAGGGCCAGAATGATATCGCGGTACTCGTCGGGGGAAATCATGCCCGCCATGAAAGCCCTCTCCGCGTGTTTGCGGGTGGGATAGGAAAGCCCCAGGGATCGGAAGAACTTGCTGCCGCCGTTTTTAAGGCAGACGTAGAATTCACCCTCCGGCGTTCTGCCGTCGCCTTCCCTTTCCTTGTCTCCGACCGTGTTGGGACCCAGCCCCACCGGGTATTCTCGAACCAGAACCCCTCCCTCCAGCACGTAAAGGCGGCGTTTTCCCTTGTAAATGTAGAGCTCCGGTGACCGGATGGACTCGGTCGGCC
This is a stretch of genomic DNA from Desulfoglaeba alkanexedens ALDC. It encodes these proteins:
- a CDS encoding L,D-transpeptidase family protein, whose translation is MFGGLRAIMRLGLWVSAGLLLVGSCSVQNPNPATDSAQGRSKAAGAVGVPADASPPIDHYVIRVDYLRPTESIRSPELYIYKGKRRLYVLEGGVLVREYPVGLGPNTVGDKEREGDGRTPEGEFYVCLKNGGSKFFRSLGLSYPTRKHAERAFMAGMISPDEYRDIILALERSSRPPWDTALGGEIFIHGGGAHVDWTDGCVALYDSDMEELYQVAHIGTRVVVRP